TTCGGCGCCGAAAATCCCGTTGGGCTCGAAGGTTCCCAGGGAACTCACGACAAAGGTAATCCCCATGCCCAGCGCAACCGGCAGGTCCATGCTGACGCGGCGGTGGCGCAGGTCGCGCAGCGCATTGCGGAAAAAAGGCGCGCAGGAAAACAGCAGCACCGGCAGCGAAAGCACCCAGGAAGCCCAGCGCAGCAACTGCGCCATGTCAGGCGCCAGGTCGCCCGGATCGGCCACATAGGCCGGCCATGCATACATCATCACCTGCATCATGCACATGCCGGCCACACCCAGCCGCCACAGCACCTGGCGCGTTTCGACACGCCGGCGGTCGTTGGCAAAGGCATCGTTGGCGGGCACGGCCGGGTAGCCGGCGCGGGCGGCAGCCTGCATCCAGCCGGACGGCTTGGTGGCCTGGTCCGACCAGACAATGCGGCCGCGATGGCTAGCCGCGCTGACGTCCGCCGACAGCACGCCCGGCACCCTGCGCAAGGCATCTTCAATGGTGAGCGCACAGGCCGCGCAATGCATGCCTTCGAACACCACGCTGGATTCCCAGCAGGAAGGCTGCGCGGCCAGGGAGCGGCTGAAGGCTGACCATTCGTGCGGATCATCGAGCATCGCCAGCGGCGTGGCACTGACCGCCGACTCAGGCAATTCGCCCGGCAGGCTGGATGGGGACAGGGGAAGAAGTGACAGGCTGGCCGTTTGCATGATGGCGCAGCTTAGCCCTTTTATCGGCTGAAGTCTTGACTTGAATCGAATACCGCACTGATACGCCGCAAAAGCCACGTCGTGACCCCCTTGAGGCAGGGGCGCCGGCGCGGATCCTAGAGTTCTTTCACGGCAGCCAGCCGCCGCATGATCTGCTGGACGACGTCGCTCTGCATGTCGCGGTAGAGCAGGTTTTCTTCGGCTTCCTTGGCCAGCACCGCCGACTCGTTGAAGCTGATGTCGCGCTGAAGTGCAATTTCGGTTGCCGGAATCAGCTCCTTGCCCGCCAGGGTCCGCAAGCGGAACACAAACCGCAGCCGCAACTGGAACTCGCGCACCTGGCCCGACGAGTTCAGGCTGAGCACCACCTTTTCGCGCTGGTCCTGAAGCACGTCAAGAATGACCTGCGCCTCGTTGATCCGGCGCGCATCGCTGATCACCTTGACCTTGCCGGTGGACTCCAGCGAGCGCCTGAGTTCCACGCCCAGCGGCGAGGACTCGGCCAGTCCGCTGTACAGCGTGGTGAACGCAAAATTGGGCGCCTTTCTCAGCGCAAAGCCGCAGCCGCTCAGGCTGGCCAGCGCCAGTGAAGCAGAGGAGGCTGCAAAGACCAGAAAAGCGCGACGCTGCATGGGGTGCCTTTTGCGTGAGTTGTCTTAAACGACGATGTTGACCAGGCGGCCCGGCACCACGATGACCTTCTTGGCGGGCGCGCCTGCCGCCTGCCTGACGAAAGCCTCAGAAGCCAGCGCAGCCGCCTCGATCACGGCCTTGTCGGCGCCGGCCGGCACCGTGACCGATCCACGCAGCTTGCCGTTGATCTGCAGCATCAGTTCGATCTCGTCCTGCTGCAGGGCGCTGGTGTCCACTTCAGGCCATGGCGTGTCGAGCAGGTCGCCAGCCTCGGCGGCATAGCCGAGTTCGGACCACAGGGCATGCGTCAGGTGCGGTGCCGCCGGATACAGGCAGCGCAGCAGGACGCTGAACCCTTCGCGCAAGGCAGCCACGGAAGCCGCCGAGACTTCGCCCTTGAAA
This DNA window, taken from Polaromonas hydrogenivorans, encodes the following:
- the lptE gene encoding LPS assembly lipoprotein LptE codes for the protein MQRRAFLVFAASSASLALASLSGCGFALRKAPNFAFTTLYSGLAESSPLGVELRRSLESTGKVKVISDARRINEAQVILDVLQDQREKVVLSLNSSGQVREFQLRLRFVFRLRTLAGKELIPATEIALQRDISFNESAVLAKEAEENLLYRDMQSDVVQQIMRRLAAVKEL